A region of Haliotis asinina isolate JCU_RB_2024 chromosome 7, JCU_Hal_asi_v2, whole genome shotgun sequence DNA encodes the following proteins:
- the LOC137290657 gene encoding cytochrome b-c1 complex subunit 6, mitochondrial-like isoform X2: MALGDEVVLSSDPPEEEEEEEELDPQDTMKESCGASCEKYKAEWDACTERVSSRSETAETCTQELFDFVHCVDACVAKDLFSKLK; this comes from the exons ATGGCGCTAGGAGACGAAGTTGTACTTTCTTCTGATCCCCCAGAG gaggaagaggaggaggaagagctG GATCCTCAGGACACAATGAAGGAGAGTTGTGGTGCCTCCTGTGAGAAGTACAAGGCTGAGTGGGATGCTTGTACAGAGAGAGTCAGTAGTCGGTCAGAAACAGCAGAGACTTGCACGCAGGAACTGTTTGACTTCGTCCACTGTGTAGATGCATGT GTAGCAAAAGACCTGTTTTCCAAGCTGAAATGA
- the LOC137290657 gene encoding cytochrome b-c1 complex subunit 6, mitochondrial-like isoform X1 gives MALGDEVVLSSDPPEEEEEEEELVDPQDTMKESCGASCEKYKAEWDACTERVSSRSETAETCTQELFDFVHCVDACVAKDLFSKLK, from the exons ATGGCGCTAGGAGACGAAGTTGTACTTTCTTCTGATCCCCCAGAG gaggaagaggaggaggaagagctGGTG GATCCTCAGGACACAATGAAGGAGAGTTGTGGTGCCTCCTGTGAGAAGTACAAGGCTGAGTGGGATGCTTGTACAGAGAGAGTCAGTAGTCGGTCAGAAACAGCAGAGACTTGCACGCAGGAACTGTTTGACTTCGTCCACTGTGTAGATGCATGT GTAGCAAAAGACCTGTTTTCCAAGCTGAAATGA
- the LOC137290683 gene encoding ATP synthase subunit delta, mitochondrial-like: MAVFVRQITRAPVLMQQCARLAVTQNVSKRGYADMAFTMASPSDIFYNNAKVKQVDVPSLSGSFGILPDHVPSLAVLKPGVVTVYEEDGSTKKVFVSSGSITINDDSSVQVLAEEAHPVDRLDASAIRDGLAKAQQDFNSASSDRAKAEAQIALECYEALSKALE, encoded by the exons ATGGCAGTGTTCGTCCGTCAGATAACTCGTGCTCCTGTCTTGATGCAGCAATGCGCAAGACTAGCAGTAACACAGAATGTCAGCAAGAGGGGTTACGCAGATATGGCATTCACTATGGCATCGCCATCAGAT ATTTTCTACAACAATGCCAAGGTGAAACAGGTGGATGTCCCATCACTCAGTGGTAGTTTTGGTATCCTCCCAGATCATGTTCCTTCTCTAGCTGTCCTCAAGCCAGGTGTTGTCACAGTCTATGAGGAAGATGGGTCCACAAAGAAGGTTTTTG TGAGCAGTGGGTCAATTACAATCAATGATGATTCCTCAGTGCAGGTCCTAGCAGAAGAAGCTCACCCAGTGGACAGGCTTGATGCATCT GCTATCCGAGATGGTCTAGCCAAAGCACAACAGGACTTCAACTCTGCAAGTTCTGACAGAGCAAAGGCTGAAGCCCAAATTGCTTTAGAGTGCTATGAAGCCCTGTCAAAGGCCCTAGAGTAG